In a single window of the Acyrthosiphon pisum isolate AL4f chromosome X, pea_aphid_22Mar2018_4r6ur, whole genome shotgun sequence genome:
- the LOC107882865 gene encoding uncharacterized protein LOC107882865: MYLNYIIYNIQQVSTFINYVLCLLRFRGKLISFNEFVTDNTLIELIDYGSVYETKLENLFVLPYYFMYEPLALSVTFKDFIPKKTTFSIKPLLSESNLYEGAVLVDIKCNDIKLENCVNGNQLLESRKE; encoded by the exons atgtacttaaattatattatatacaacatacaaCAAGTgtctacttttataaattatgttctgTGTTTATTAAGGTTCAGAGGGAAATTAATTAGTTTCAATGAATTTGTAACTGACAATACCCtaattgaattaattgattATGGCTCTGTTTATGAAACTAAATTAGAAAATCTGTTTGTtcttccatattattttatgtatgaacCATTA GCTTTATCAGTCACATTCAAAGATTTTATACCGAAGAAAacaacattttctataaaacCCCTTCTGTCAGAGAGT AATCTATATGAAGGAGCTGTTCTTGTTGATATTAAATGTAATGATATAAAGTTGGAAAATTGTGTTAATGGAAACCAGTTATTGGAATCAAGAAAAGAGTAA